Within Microbacterium proteolyticum, the genomic segment GGTGACCGTCACCTCGATGTTGCCGCGCGTCGCGTTCGAGTACGGGCACACCTGGTGCGCCTCGTCGGCGAGCTGCTGGGCCTGGTCGTGTTCGATGCCGGGGAGCACGACCTCGAGCAGAACGGCGAGCTGGTAGCCGCCCTGACCGTTGGGTCCGATCTGGACACGGCCGCCGACGGAGGAGTCCTGCAGCTTCACCTTGTGACCGCGGGCGACGGCGTGCAGCGCGCTGTGGAAGCACGCTGCGTAGCCGGCCGCGAAGAGCTGCTCGGGGTTCGTCCCGTTGCCCGAGCCGCCCATCTCCTTCGGGACGGCGACGTCGAGGTCGAGCTGGTCGCCGGCGACGACGTGGCCGTTGCGGCCTTCTCCGGTCGAGAGGGCTTCGGCGGTGTAGAGGACGTCCATGTGTGGGGTTCCTTTCTGGAGGACGAACGGATGCCGGACGGCATGAGAGGAGGAGGGGACGCGCGCGGCGTCTCGCGATCAGGCGCGGGATGCTCCGTCGACGACGTCGCGGACGGTCTGAGGGTGGTCGCGCAGGTCGCGCATCGCGACGGTCAACTGCTGGAGGGCGCGGATCAACTCGTGAGCGCTGTCGGCGTCGGGGATGCCGGACCCCACGGCGATGCAGCGCGGGACGTGTGCCAGCTCTTCGCGCATCTCGCGCCCGCGTGCGGTGAGCGACACCGTCACGACGCGTTCGTCGTCGACGCGGCGCTCGCGGGTGACGTATCCGGCGGATTCCATGCGGGCGAGCATCGGCGAAAGCGTGCCGGAATCGAGCTGCAGGGCGTCGCCGAGCCCGCTGACGCTCTGATCGCCGTCGTTCCAGAGCGTCACGAGCGCGAGGTACTGGGGGTAGGTGAGATCCCACGGGTCGAGGAGGACGCGGTAGGCCTGGGTGGTGGTGCGGCTGGCCGCGTACAGCGCGAAGCAGACGAGGGAGTCGACGGC encodes:
- a CDS encoding organic hydroperoxide resistance protein, translated to MDVLYTAEALSTGEGRNGHVVAGDQLDLDVAVPKEMGGSGNGTNPEQLFAAGYAACFHSALHAVARGHKVKLQDSSVGGRVQIGPNGQGGYQLAVLLEVVLPGIEHDQAQQLADEAHQVCPYSNATRGNIEVTVTVSDD
- a CDS encoding MarR family winged helix-turn-helix transcriptional regulator, with translation MPAVDSLVCFALYAASRTTTQAYRVLLDPWDLTYPQYLALVTLWNDGDQSVSGLGDALQLDSGTLSPMLARMESAGYVTRERRVDDERVVTVSLTARGREMREELAHVPRCIAVGSGIPDADSAHELIRALQQLTVAMRDLRDHPQTVRDVVDGASRA